The DNA segment TGGCGGAAGAAAGCCTTGGAGACAAAAAGGAACTGGTAGAGCTCGTCAAGGAAGTACTAGATCTCCTCAATGGGTTGGTGGTGGAGTTGTATTCGCACCAAAGCCAAGAGATTACAGATATACATTACCTAAGAAAGTTAAGCGTCTTGCAATGAAGTCTGCTTTAAGTTCTAAGGTTAAAGAAAATGAAATGATAGTTTTAGATGAGTTAGCATTAGAAACATTTAAGACTAAAGATATGATTAACATTTTATCAAATGTTAAAGCTGGCAAGAAGGCATTAATCGTATTACCAGAAGTGGACGAAAAGGTAATCAAATCTGCTAGCAACATTCCTGGAGTGACTACTACAATAGTAGGAGCATTAAACGTATATGATATCTTAAATCATAACAACTTCATTGTTACTAAAGAAGCTGTTGCAAAGATAGAGGAGGTGTACGCATAATGAGAACTCCATATGATGTAATTAAAAAGCCTGTTATCAGTGAAAAAAGTATGGATGGCATGGCAGATAGAAAGTATACTTTTGAAGTAGACATGAGAGCTAACAAAACAGAAGTAAAGCAAGCTGTTGAGGCTGTATTCGGAGTTAAAGTTGCTAAAGTTAATCTTATTAAGGTAGTTGGTAAGGTTAAGAGACAGGGTAAATACATTGGTAAGAGAGCTGACAGAAAGAAGGCTGTTATTACATTGACTCAAGATAGTAATGGAATTGAATTCTTCGAAAGCATGATGTAATAGTAAACCGTTAAGAAAAAGGAGGGAAAAAGCATGGGTATCAAAAGTTTTAGACCGACTTCTCCAGCGGTAAGACATATGACTGTTTCAACTTTTGAAGAAATAACTAAAAAAGAGCCAGAAAAGTCATTGTTAGTACCACTTAAGAAAACTGCTGGAAGAAATGCACATGGTAAGATCACAGTTCGTCATAAAGGTGGCGGAGCTAAAAGAAAATATAGAATTATAGATTTCAAGAGAAATAAAGATGGTATCCCTGCAAAGGTAACTGCAATTGAGTATGATCCAAATAGAAGTGCTAACATTGCATTATTAACATATGCAGATGGAGAAAAGAGATATATCGTTGCTCCAAACAAGTTAGTAGTAGGAAGCACAATAGTATCTGGACCAGAAGCAGATATCAAAGTAGGAAATGCATTACCACTTAAAAATATACCAGTAGGTACAATTATCCATAATATCGAAATGAAGCCAGGAAAGGGAGCTCAGTTAGTAAGATCAGCTGGAAACTCTGCTCAATTAATGGCTAAGGAAGATAAATATGCGCAAGTAAGATTACCATCCGGTGAAGTTAGATATATTAGCGTTAATTGTAAAGCTACAATAGGTCAAGTAGGAAACTTAGACCATGAAAACATCACAATCGGTAAAGCTGGACGTAAGAGACATATGGGTATCAGACCTACAGTTAGAGGTTCTGTAATGAATCCTAATGATCATCCACACGGTGGTGGTGAAGGTAGATCACCTATCGGTAGACCTTCTCCTGTTACTCCTTGGGGTAAACCAGCTCTTGGATATAAGACAAGAAAGAAAAACAAA comes from the Anaeromicrobium sediminis genome and includes:
- the rplD gene encoding 50S ribosomal protein L4, with amino-acid sequence MPKVDIINVSGQQVGDVELSENIFGAEINASVLHEVVKNYLANQRQGTQSAKTRAEVRGGGRKPWRQKGTGRARQGSTRSPQWVGGGVVFAPKPRDYRYTLPKKVKRLAMKSALSSKVKENEMIVLDELALETFKTKDMINILSNVKAGKKALIVLPEVDEKVIKSASNIPGVTTTIVGALNVYDILNHNNFIVTKEAVAKIEEVYA
- the rplB gene encoding 50S ribosomal protein L2, with translation MGIKSFRPTSPAVRHMTVSTFEEITKKEPEKSLLVPLKKTAGRNAHGKITVRHKGGGAKRKYRIIDFKRNKDGIPAKVTAIEYDPNRSANIALLTYADGEKRYIVAPNKLVVGSTIVSGPEADIKVGNALPLKNIPVGTIIHNIEMKPGKGAQLVRSAGNSAQLMAKEDKYAQVRLPSGEVRYISVNCKATIGQVGNLDHENITIGKAGRKRHMGIRPTVRGSVMNPNDHPHGGGEGRSPIGRPSPVTPWGKPALGYKTRKKNKASDKFIVKKRNQK
- the rplW gene encoding 50S ribosomal protein L23 — its product is MRTPYDVIKKPVISEKSMDGMADRKYTFEVDMRANKTEVKQAVEAVFGVKVAKVNLIKVVGKVKRQGKYIGKRADRKKAVITLTQDSNGIEFFESMM